The genomic segment CGCCGCACGGCCAAGCTGGAGCTCCTAACATGTTTCCCGGATTTGATAATGTTTACCGCTTTTCGCAAAATGCTTCTGATCGCAGTTTTCACGCGGATCTGATCGGCGATGAAACCACGGGTGAAGCACTACTACGCGGGGAGTGGAGTCCGAAAACAACCTTGCCGGCCCACTGGGCGATGGGCAAAGCTGAACCGCTAGACATCGCGTGGGGACGCCATACCGCATGGTACTATATAAGCCCTAAGGTGCTGCAATTGTTTAATCAACACGGCATCACAGGTTGGTCAACCTATCCCATCGAGTTGCACAACAAGGCGGGCGAAGTCTACCCGGGATACGCAGGACTCAGTATTACAGGTCGCTGCGGTCCAATTGATGTGCAGGGCGGAGAAATCGAGCCAGGACAGAAGGAGGGGAGAAAATTCATCCGACGCATTGGGCTCTTTTTCGATGAGTCTACTTGGGACGGCTCTGACTTTTTCTGCCCTGAAGGAAACAATACCTATACGTTCGCAACCGCGCGTGTCAAAAACCTTCTGGATGAAAATAACATTCGCGGGCTGGTGTTTACGCCCTTGGCGGAGACAACTTGGATTTCGCGGCCCCAAAAATAGCTTGAGACTTAAAGTGAAACCCGCCACTTCCGAATAATCGCTGCACAACTTGAGAGCACGAGATGCCAGCAAAGAAAATTATTCAGTTTCACGCAGTCGAGCAACCAATCACAGAAGCCGTCACGAAATTTGGTGGGCAGCCGGTATGGATTGACGAACCCGAGTGGCCGCTTAGCGAGTCACTGGATGAACCAATGCTGTTTATTGGTCAAATCGCGATCGAACCAGAACTCTTTCCTGATGCCCAAGGAAAAATGGCCTATCTCTTCATGACGGACAGTGAAGAACATGGCAGCAACAAGCCAACCTGGGATCCCGACGGCGGGGAGAACGCGATTGTCATTCAGCCCGGTGGAGAGGTTTGGGTGGAGACCGAGCCGCTGAGCGAAGGGCCAACATTGAACCTAAGGGGGCCTTCCTCGACGCGCCCACGGGAGTATCGAGTCACTTGCGTCGAGGGACATGATGCAGAATTTCTCCCCGCACA from the Symmachiella macrocystis genome contains:
- a CDS encoding DUF1963 domain-containing protein encodes the protein MPAKKIIQFHAVEQPITEAVTKFGGQPVWIDEPEWPLSESLDEPMLFIGQIAIEPELFPDAQGKMAYLFMTDSEEHGSNKPTWDPDGGENAIVIQPGGEVWVETEPLSEGPTLNLRGPSSTRPREYRVTCVEGHDAEFLPAHEQSDLSQAEKETKFGKLEDSKIGGTPIFIQSDEFPGDDWQLLFQLYSDNVPFDLHFGDAGIGYGFISADGDEGKFLWQCF